Proteins from a single region of Parambassis ranga chromosome 16, fParRan2.1, whole genome shotgun sequence:
- the phf1 gene encoding PHD finger protein 1, which yields MGGVSEGDDVLARWSDGLLYLGNVKRVDGVKQCCLVRFEDNSEFWVLRKDIHSFAAGVEDVCCICDAPPLKGPLLNCLKCRHGYHPECHTPTIEPEADSDSWICRQCVFAVATKRGGALKRGRFARLLQFMKLRLPYKLPSLDWDPQHLTNQQQCYCYCAGPGEWNLKMLQCGSCGQWFHEACTQCLTKPLLYGDRFYQFQCSVCTKGPETIQRLPMTWVDLAHLVLYHLSLCCKRKYFDFDHEILSFTNENWDSLLLGTLSDTPRQDRCHNLLNALNSHKDRFVSGKEIKKKKCLFGLQVRAPPPLTSDSSTLITDPPINITHRRSPLSLPCQKRVGGPESRKSKRRIMETQACPPTTTANSIELLPCCHGYMGGASRYNSRKSEEEHNLSSPPKRMYALYHTSYSGHTALSRSLHHYNSMEDTCRLPPTCLPYPLNSNGSHHHHHLHQHHHNHHQLGQKQLEPVILHDLPPYQASIGGGVGVCGGGGAEGGGMGMRVGGGDGTVARNWGGGEAVRILARRVTSDGKVQYLVEWENVSLY from the exons ATGGGGGGAGTAAGTGAAGGAGATGATGTTTTGGCGCGATGGAGTGATGGACTGCTGTACCTTGGCAATGTGAAAAGA GTAGATGGAGTCAAGCAGTGTTGTCTGGTGAGATTTGAGGACAACTCTGAGTTCTGGGTGCTGAGAAAGGACATTCACTCCT TTGCTGCTGGAGTGGAAGATGTTTGCTGTATTTGTGATGCTCCACCTCTTAAAGGACCCCTCTTAAATTGTCTTAAATGTCGCCATG GTTATCATCCAGAGTGCCACACGCCAACCATCGAACCGGAAGCTGACAGCGACTCGTGGATATGTCGGCAGTGTGTCTTTGCAGTTGCAACCAAG AGAGGCGGGGCACTAAAACGGGGGCGCTTCGCCCGGCTCTTGCAGTTCATGAAGCTCCGGCTGCCCTACAAGCTGCCATCTTTAGACTGGGACCCACAGCATCTTaccaatcagcagcagtgttACTGCTACTGTGCTGGACCTGGAGA GTGGAATCTGAAAATGCTACAGTGTGGAAGCTGTGGACAGTGGTTCCATGAAGCCTGCACTCAGTGTCTGACTAAGCCATTGCTATATGGGGACAG GTTTTATCAGTTCCAGTGCTCAGTTTGTACAAAGGGACCAGAGACAATCCAAAGACTACCCATGACTTG GGTGGATTTGGCCCATTTAGTGCTCTATCATCTCTCACTGTGCTGCAAGaggaaatactttgattttgACCATGAAATCCTGTCCTTCACCAATGAGAATTGGGACTCGTTGCTTCTAGGCACG ctCTCTGACACGCCAAGGCAGGACCGCTGTCACAATCTCCTTAACGCTCTAAACTCGCACAAGGACAG GTTTGTGTCTGGAAAGGAgatcaagaagaagaagtgtctTTTTGGGCTTCAGGTCAGAGCCCCGCCCCCATTAACATCTGATTCATCGACCCTCATCACTGACCCACCTATCAATATCACGCACCGGAGAAG CCCATTGTCACTGCCCTGCCAGAAGAGAGTGGGGGGGCCAGAGTCACGCAAATCAAAGCGCCGCATCATGGAGACACAG GCTTGTCCACCCACAACCACTGCCAACTCTATTGAGCTGCTGCCATGTTGCCATGGCTACATGGGAGGGGCCAGCCGTTACAACTCCAGgaagtcagaggaggagcataATTTGAG CTCTCCTCCCAAGCGTATGTATGCCCTGTACCATACTTCATACAGTGGACATACTGCTCTGTCCAGAAGTCTTCATCACTACAACAG CATGGAGGACACCTGCAGGTTACCCCCGACATGCCTCCCATACCCCCTCAACTCCaatggcagccatcaccaccatcatctccaccagcaccatcacaaccaccaccaGCTGGGGCAGAAGCAACTTGAGCCAGTTATCCTGCATGACTTGCCCCCTTATCAGGCCAGCATCGGTGGAGGAGTAGGTGTCTGTGGAGGCGGGGgtgcagaaggaggaggaatggGGATGAGAGTGGGAGGAGGGGATGGGACAGTGGCCAGGAactggggaggaggagaggcagtgaGGATCTTGGCAAGACGTGTCACATCAGATGGGAAGGTGCAGTACCTGGTGGAGTGGGAGAATGTGAGCTTATACTGA